CCCGTGGGGCCGGTGACGAGCAGGTCGTCGAGCGCGGCAAAGAACGTGTACGAATCGTTCTCGGCGAGCGCGCGCCGGGCGTCGAGCCCCGCGGCGCGGGCGCGCGGGAGCGTCGCCGGGTCGACGATGGCGCGCGCTTGCCGAGAACGATTCGTACACGTTCTTTGCCGCGCTCGACGACCTGCTCGTCACCGGCCTCACGGGGACAAACGTGGCCGACGTGACGGTGCTCATCGTGCCGTGACGGCGGATGTATACGTGTGTATACGAACGTATACGTCCCGGAAAAATCGTACTCGCGTTCGAGGCCCGCACGCTCACGCGGCGAGCGCGCGACCGAACGCTCGGGCGCTCGGGGACTCGCTCTTGCCGCTCGCTTCGCTCGCGGCTCGAGTCGCTTCTCCCCGGCGCCGTTTGTCGGCCGGCGCAAGCGCGCGGCCGCCTCACGGGCTCGATGGGATTTGAACCCATGACACCTCGGTTAAGAGCCGAGTACTCTACCTGGCTAAGCTACGAGCCCATCGCCGACGGGGCGCGCCGGCGCGGCGCGAATCCTCCCCGCCTTCTTTAGCCTTGCGGGCGGCGGCGGCGTGAGCCGCCCCGCCGTCGAGGTTTTCCGCCCGCGTCGCGTTTCCCTCGTATGGCGTTGGAGTGGTCGTTCTCGGCGCAGGCGCGCGCGCCGCCGGACGAGGTCTTCGCTTGGCTGTCCGATTTCCGGGACGACGACCATTCCGCGGAGGCGTTCCTGCGGGGCGCGGGTTGGCGCCGCGGCAAGCGGCCCGCCACTCGGCGCATCCTCGAGCGGGCGGGGAACGTCGTGCGGCTGCAGGATCGATGGGGCGGAAGCTCGTTTTCCCCGACCGTCACGCTCGACCCCGCGGCTCGGACCGTCACAATCGAAGGCGAATACGGATACCGAGCGGTTTGGCGGGTGGAGCCCACCGCGGAGGGCTCGGAGGTGAGCGTCGGGGGTCGCCTGGCGCCGTCGGGTTTGGCCCGACTGCTCTTGCCAGTGTTCGGCTGGGCCTTCCGCCGGCAATTGGAGGGCGATTTCCGCGGGCACATGGCGCATCTGCGGCACGATCTCGAGAAGTCCTGAAAGTAGTCCCTTGTGGGGGTACTTCGACTCGAACCGAGTCGTTTTTCGGAGCGTATTTCAACCAAGCTCGGGTTTGCTCGTTTCGGGATGCACAAGAAGACGAGCAAGCCCGTCGTTCCGAAGGAGCTTCAGGACTACTGGGATCGCCGGCTGTTCGAGCGGCGGCCCAAGGATTTGACGTAGCGTTCGCCGACCCGGGAACGCTTAAATAAGGGAACGCACTTCTCGGCGCTACCTTCCGCCAAGGAAGGCAACGACGTCTTGACCAGACGCTCGGGGCTACTCCCTGCGAGTCCCCACAACCGAGGACCCACGTTCTGGGCCTTGGGGCGGCGTCACGGTAGGACTGGACGAATAATAGGAAGGTCCCGTTCTACTCGCCCGCGGTGGGCCGCGCGTCGCGGCTCCCGGCTGCTGGTCGGCGTCCATCGAGGGAACCTCATGGTTGCCACCCACCGACCGAAGAAAGGCTCGCACGGGTTTTCCCCCCGCGTCCGAGCGGAGAGCAACGTCGCCCGGTTCTCGTCGTGGCCCGAGTCGGCCGCGGCCGAGCCCAAGCTGCAAGGCTTTGCCGGCTACAAGGCGGGCATGACGCACGCGCTCATGATCGACTACCGCCCGAAGAGCATCACCGCCGGGCAGGAAGTCCAGGTTCCCGTGACGGTCCTCGAGACGCCGCCCATGAAGGTCGCGGCGGTCCGGTTCTACCGCGAGACGGCGTACGGCTTGAAGACGCTCGGCGAGGAGTGGGCGACGGGGCTCGACAAGGAGCTTGGCGCGCGGCTTCCCGTTCCCAAGGAGCCAAAGCCGGTGAGCGCGGACGGCGGCAAGGTGGACGACGTCCGCGTGCTCGCGTACACGCAGCCGCGCCTCGTCACCGGCGTGGACCAGAAGATGCCCGACGTCATGGAGATCCGCGTGGGCGGCGGCGACGTGCAAAAGCGCATCGCCTTTGCGCGCGGGCTTTTGGGCAAGGACGTCGACGTGACCCAGTTCACGGCCGTGGGCGCGATGGTGGACATCGCGGCCGTCACGAAGGGCTTCGGTTTCCAGGGCTCTCCGGTCCGCTGGGGCGTCAAGCTCCAGAGCCACAAGAACAGCAAGAACCGCCGCGACACCACGCCGCTTGGGCCGTTCAACCCCGGCTACGTCCGCCCGACGGTTCCCATGCCCGGCCAGACGGGTTACCACCAGCGCACGGAGTACAACAAGCGCGTGCTCAGGGTCGGCGACAAGCCGGAGGAGATCAACCCCGCCGGCGGCTTCCTCGAGTACGGCCTCGTGCGCGGAACGTACGTTCTTCTCCACGGCAGCGTCGCGGGTCCGGCGCGAAGGCTCATCCGCCTGCGCGACGCGACGCGCTACACGCGCGGCATCAAGGTCGAGCAACCCCAGCTCACGTACGTGAGCGTCGCAAGCAAGCAGGGGGCCTGAAGATGGCAGTCAAGGTCAAGGTCTACGGAGTCGACGGCGCGGCCAAGGGCGAGCAGACCCTCTCGGCGAAGTTCGAGCAGCCCCTTCGCCCCGACCTCATCCGCAAGGCCGTCAGCGTGGCGCGCGCCAACCGCCGCCAGCCCTACGGAAGCGATCCCGAGGCGGGCCGCAAGCACTCGACCGAGTCGTGGGGCCCGGGCTCCGGCGTCTCGCGCATTCCGCGTCTTCGCGCCGGGCGCCGGGCCGCGGGCGTTCCGCCGGTCGTGGGCGGCCCGCGCGCGCACCCGCCCAAGGCCGAGAAGGCCTGGACCGAGAAGATCAACCGCAAGGAGGCCCGCAGGGCGCTCGCCTCGGCGCTGTCGGCGACCGCGCGAAAGGAGATCGTCGCCGCGCGCGGCCACAAGTTCGAGGATAAGGTCACGCTGCCGCTTGTCGTCGAGGACGCCTTCGAGGCGATCGACAAGACAAGCGAGCTTCTGGCCGCCTTCGAGAAGCTTGGCCTTGCGCCCGACCTCGTCCGCGCGCGCGAGGGCACGCAGCAGCGCCCCGGCATCGGCAAGCTCCGCGGCCGGCGCTACAAGGTGCCCCGCAGCCTGCTTCTTGTCGTTTCGCCCGGCGCGCCCGTTGCGCGCGCGGCCGAGAACCTGCCCGGCGTCGACGTCGTCTCGCCGCTTCGCGTGGACACGGAGGCCGTGGCGCCCGGCGGCGACGCGGGCCGGCT
Above is a window of Candidatus Thermoplasmatota archaeon DNA encoding:
- a CDS encoding MOFRL family protein yields the protein MVDPATLPRARAAGLDARRALAENDSYTFFAALDDLLVTGPTG
- a CDS encoding SRPBCC family protein; the protein is MALEWSFSAQARAPPDEVFAWLSDFRDDDHSAEAFLRGAGWRRGKRPATRRILERAGNVVRLQDRWGGSSFSPTVTLDPAARTVTIEGEYGYRAVWRVEPTAEGSEVSVGGRLAPSGLARLLLPVFGWAFRRQLEGDFRGHMAHLRHDLEKS
- a CDS encoding 50S ribosomal protein L3; the encoded protein is MVATHRPKKGSHGFSPRVRAESNVARFSSWPESAAAEPKLQGFAGYKAGMTHALMIDYRPKSITAGQEVQVPVTVLETPPMKVAAVRFYRETAYGLKTLGEEWATGLDKELGARLPVPKEPKPVSADGGKVDDVRVLAYTQPRLVTGVDQKMPDVMEIRVGGGDVQKRIAFARGLLGKDVDVTQFTAVGAMVDIAAVTKGFGFQGSPVRWGVKLQSHKNSKNRRDTTPLGPFNPGYVRPTVPMPGQTGYHQRTEYNKRVLRVGDKPEEINPAGGFLEYGLVRGTYVLLHGSVAGPARRLIRLRDATRYTRGIKVEQPQLTYVSVASKQGA
- the rpl4p gene encoding 50S ribosomal protein L4, yielding MAVKVKVYGVDGAAKGEQTLSAKFEQPLRPDLIRKAVSVARANRRQPYGSDPEAGRKHSTESWGPGSGVSRIPRLRAGRRAAGVPPVVGGPRAHPPKAEKAWTEKINRKEARRALASALSATARKEIVAARGHKFEDKVTLPLVVEDAFEAIDKTSELLAAFEKLGLAPDLVRAREGTQQRPGIGKLRGRRYKVPRSLLLVVSPGAPVARAAENLPGVDVVSPLRVDTEAVAPGGDAGRLLVISKKALSALEGRP